One Lepisosteus oculatus isolate fLepOcu1 chromosome 27, fLepOcu1.hap2, whole genome shotgun sequence genomic window, AAATGCTCGTCAGTTATTAAATGCTGCCCCCTGCTGAGAAAATATTGAAGAGgtcactgaaatataaaaacaatcttTTCTTAGTATGTCATATTCTGTTGGTGTTTTGGTCACACTATATTTatgtcatatttacagtatgtcaaatttCTATCACATTGCAAATTAATTGAAACCCATCAGACTGAGTCTTTTCTCTTTATAAACTACATGTTTAACCTCATTTATGAGTTGAGTAAACTACCTGTTAAGCAtctccaatcctggtcctgaaggGCCAATGCACCTGTGGGTTTTCAGGTGTCTTCAGAAACGGGAGCTGTTGATGAAATTCAATTCAACTACTGATGAGCTCATTTATGTTAAGAGtcgatctgggataaaacctaCAGATAGACTGATCTTCAGGAACCAGGATTAGTAACCACTGCTACACTGCTGCATCATCTTGTCAGGGTTGTGAATGATTTGCTGGCTACATCTGACTCAGGGGCTCTCAGTATTCTTATGCACCTTGATATTAGTGCCCCTTTGTGCTCAAATCTTGCTCAAATGCTTGCAGACATTCATGTCTATCAAATGTGCTGTTTTTAACTGGTTCCTCTTTCATTTGACGGGCAGGCAGCATTTTGTTTCTCATGGTCCTCATAAATCCCTCATGGCCCCAGTCAATCGAGGTGTGCCTCAGGGTTCAGTCTTGGGCCTATTGCTCTTCATTATCTATATGCCCCTTCTCACTCAGATCATACGCAAACATGGTCTTCAGATTCATTGTTatgcagaaaatacattttgcagatTTCCATTAATACCTCTTCACCCTCTGATCTTTCACCTTCATCACTTATCTCTTGACTGTGTAACATGAAACTCTTGCTGACAGCAAATTCCTTGAAACTTAAAAGTAACTGGTTTGGAGCAAATGTCAGCTGGGAACACTTTGGGGAGCTTCACAGTAATGGCGGATGGCTTCTCCATGAAGGCATCGGGTACAGGCAGAAATCTGGAAGTCACACTTAATCCTCTCCTTTCTTTTAAGCCCCATGTGAAAAATTTGattcaaaatcttttttcaaCTTACAAAAATGTCCCCATATCAGGCAATTTCTATAAATGTCTGATGCTGAGGGCTCAATTCATTTATTGATAACATCAAGGCAGCTGTGTGCTCTATAGGCCTCCTAGTATTCTTCTCAGTAAGTTGCAATATGTGTAAATGTCTGAAGCTACCTGTAGGACTTCTATCCCACACCAGAACAGGGCAGCGTATCACTCCTACTCTTAAATCTATACATTGCTCCCCTATAAAGTCATGTATTCAATGAGATCTTACTGACTTTTAAAGCTCTGAACAACCAAACTCCTTCATATTTACACTCCTTACCATATTCTCCACTCAGCTGAGGCTGGTCCCTTGCTCACTATACCTGGGACTAAATCTCAGACTCTCAGTGACTGTCTTTTCTGTCTCTGCTCCATTGTTATGGAATTCCCTTCCACCAACTCCTCAAGAGACAAATTCTAGGATTCTTTTTGAATCTAAACTGAAACTCACCTTATTACTAGGGGAATGTTTGATTGTCGTACGATTTATCTTgaagtttttatgttttactttttattgtattttcccTCATAATCATCATTCCTTAATCATTATGTACAGTGCCCTTGGGTCTAGAAAGgtattttataaacaaaaaaattgcaatattttgtttcatgataaaacattttacaaataaaatacaattggaACATTTTGGTGTAAACACGCTGAACAAACAGCACATCACCCAGCcctactgtgaagcatggtggagacAGTAGTGTTGCTGTTCTGCTTCTCACTGCTGCTCAGCAAGCACCGGGTATGTTGTCAAACATAAGGGCAAAACAGATGAAGCAAAACCCAGGAACTTACTAGAGAAATATTTTCAGGCCAAAGCTACATCAGAATAAAGTGCAGATCCTTCTGTAGACATGTGCACCATTACTACAGAGACATGCAGCTATGATTGCTAGGAAGGGAGCTGCTACCAAATAAATTGAATTCATGCGTTTGAGTACTTATACAATCGACATACAGAACTGTGATACCTTCACCCTCAGCTTACAAACATGAGGGAAAGAATTAAGAGCAGGAAGAATTACAGATGACAGGAGAACATTTGACATGTAAAGTCTCCTCATAGTTGATAACTgaacagctgtttcttgaaggtgTCATTACAGTAACCTCAACAACACAGCTAGTTAGTTCCAGACAATCACAACccattaaatgtttttccttGTACTCTCCTTCATGTGATTTCATTGTTCCACTTTGATTAAATCCTGCATTGACTTAATCACTGTTTACTGGACTAATCATTGCTGCAGAGACAGTCTTGAATTTCACTTGAAACTTCTAGGGTGCTACCTAATCCTCTTAAAATTGGCATCAGTTGCAAGTAGTAGGTGAAGTATACCTGAACTCAGACATCCACCAGCATAGGTGAAGAAAAGTTGTGATAGAGCACCTCTTGAAATTACTCCAACACAACTCAGACATTTGCATCATTTCCATCCAGCATTGGATTTATTAACTAGTTCTGCACCCTTCTTTAGAGGCACTAGAAGATGTTTCAAGTGTCACCTGAATGAGATCATTTCCTTTATTAGAAGGAGGGGGAGCATGTACTATAACACCACCTAGGATTTACAGGCTATTTTAATTGACTCAAAAGGCAGAAGAAACTTCCACATCTGCTGCTCTCCTCCCAGGACCAGGTCACAGGGTGCTCAGACCTGGCACCTCTGGACTCGGCCATCTTTGCACACAATCCAGAGGATTCCTCGGTCATAGGACACATGCCTGGCCACACCAGCTGCCCTTAGAGCCCACCATCTACTGCCAAAGGGGTTACAGGCATCAATACCAAGCCTGCAGGAAAAGGCACAGGGTTAGATCAGCCTAGAATTAGGACAGTCATTCATGCACCCATGTGTTATCCCTTCCCCCAGCTCACCTCTTGAAGAccactccattcctgttcaccccATACACACTGCCATCTGAGCCCACCTCCACCAGGGACAGGGAGCCCTGAATGGGGTACCACCTGTCAGAGCCTTTGCAGGAATCCCCACTCACATCCAGCTTGACAAAGATCTGGTCCAGCCTGTTCACTCCCCAGCAGCCAAAAGGCCCACAGGAATAGTACTTGAGGGAGCCCACAACAGGAATCCAGGGGATGTTGCCCTGGCCAGCATACTGCAGCACAGGCCCGCTGTTCAGGCAGAAGATGGAATTGGCAGCATTGACACCAACCACAAACTTGTCTCCACCAGCATCAATCTGGATGAGGGAGCCTGCAGAGGAGAGCAAGGAATACAGCTGTTCTCAGCAGGGAGCTGTGCAGTGCACATTTGTTACAAGGGAGTGAAATAGCCACCTTCAGCCAGAACACTCATGGACAGGTAGCCTGGCAGAGCCAGATGGATTCTGGGAGAGACCCAAAAGCTACCATTTCCAACCTCTCTAGATCAGCTGTAGCCTCACCTGGCTGCACTCGGATCCACCTTCCTCCAAGCCACTTGAACACAAGGCTGGCGACACTCACACTCCAGAGTCCTGCTGACCCCACACTCGCATGTTTCCCCTTCATGgccagagagacccagctgttgCCCTGGTAGATGACCAGGTTGTCTGCATTGTCGACTCCACACACCCTTCCAGCACCAGCATCTATCTGCTTCAGACTGCCAGGCACAGCCCGACACTGCAGGGCTCCAGCCACAGACACTGGGGAAGAGAGGATACCACTGGGTCAATGATCACCAGCAAGATCAGGTGGAATCAGGCTAGGGTTTAGGCAACATAGAATCATTTGCATTTGACACATTAAGTGACTAATCAAGACACAGGGCAGGAGAAACAAGCCAACATTAGTGCATCAGCTAAAGTGAACAAAAGTTGTTACACATAGGGGAGTATAAACAAGTTCTTGCAGAACTTCACAGCATTCAAGACATTAATTTAATACAAACAGTACTTAAAGCATTACTTAAGCAAACACCTATACTCAAGATCCAATTAGCAACACACAGTTATTCCACCTCTAGCAGCCCTTACACTACTGCTTTGAATTTAATTAAAGCAACATCCAAACCTTACCTAGAAGGCATCCCACAAgcaaacacaacacacagcCTCTCACTTCCATCTTTAATGAGTGATCTCACCAatctcacacatacagtaatacaaccCCCAGCAGTGGCCTTTATATACTTAAGACTGCTGGGCTTCAGCTCCTACACACACCTGTCTAACCAGGTGTTGAATTGAACTATAACGAGCtgctaatttaattatttcaattgCAGAAGACTGAATCACTGGGCACATTTAAAGTTCTGAGTTTGTGGAAAACTTCTGTAATTATACCTATAGCTAAAAAAATACCCCTAATGAATAAAATGATTTCTGTCCAGTAGCACTAACTTCAAAACAACATTAAAGCCCCTCTTGTGTTAAATGTGGgctaaaatagttttaataaaaCTAAATGCTTGACATTTAGTTCCAGTCCTCATCCTGAAGGGTCAATGTACAGTGCCCATTGGTTTTCTAGGTGTCTTCAGAAATGGAAGCTGTTAACAAAGTCCATTTAAGATACGGAGGAACTGATTTATGTTAAGAGTTCATCTGGGataaaaacctgcagacacattaTCCTTCCAGAACCAGCATTAGTAACCACTGCTACATGTGAATGAGTTGATAGTTGCATCTGACTTGgaagccatactgtacatattcttaTAATCCTTGATTTTAATATGGCTTTTGACACAGTTTATATTTTCATGCTGCTCTGAAGCTTGCAGACATTCTTGACTATCAATTGGGCTGTCTTTAAATGTGTAGGCACAATGTCAGGACAGCCCAAATGAAGCAGACCACAGTTGTGAGATTTATTTTCCTCCTTTATTCACAATGTGTGCACAATGGGAGTTCCACAATACAATTCGAGCTCAAAGATACATAGCAAGCACCAGACGTTAAATGCACTTTCAGGTGGGGGTGGCTGATCAGTTTTGGATTTTTTGTGAACCCTGGACTGCTTTGATCTCTCTCAGTTGGTGAAATTTCCCACCCGTGTCTGTGGTGAGCCCCTTGATCTTGTTTGCGCTTGTTTGCAGAATGCCTCTACAATTTGCAATATTCATGACATTGACCTACATATTTCTGATCGCAAAGCTGTATTATTTAATGTCTGTATCCCTCTTTCATCAGTGAGATGAAAATGCACAAATTCATTTTGGAAATCTGAAATCTCTGAACCACTCTGATTTCTCGAATGCTGTGCTTAGTATTCCCCTTTTACAAAACTGGTCGTCTACAGGAATTGACCTAGTCAATGATCTAAACAGTGTGATGAATAGTACTTTGGATAAACTCGCTCAGTTTTCTTCAAGTGCTCCTCCCCATGGTATACACAATCTGAAACTAGCTGGATGGTGTCTGGAACCATCTGGCCCTGTGCTTCACACTCAGGCTCATAATGAACACCTGCAAGTCAACAGATTGTCACGTTCGTAACCCCttctcttaaggacgctccagcccttccttgttttctacTCATCCCcctcacctgctccctgttccaacccccttttcagttctccttaaaagccaggcgctcactCTAGTCTGGGCTTTGTATTGGTTTCTGTACCAGGTGAGGCTGGGACCTGAAAGTTcctgtttcttgtttttattctgtttgtcttggatgggcTGCCTGGTTTTGGCTTTTTGCCTACTCTTGGACTCCCCCTAGGACTtatttctggattgtttgccttggtCACACCTCCCCCCAAACACCAGTACACCATGGAcgtgccccctgttttcattcctgactcctgcatgcctttttccctgtgtttcctcactctaccctagattgtgttgtctgcatagggtcctgaaagaatgcTTTATTACACAGAGTTGCTCCAGCTCCTACATCCCTGATACAATTAGCTTAGGACTAGGACATCATAAACTCCTCTTTGTTTCACGAAACCCCCTGACAACTCTGCTTTCTCTGCCACCCCTGACCTCTCTCTTAAATCTATGCAATTGTTTCAATCAAAGATTGATGCTATACAACTACAATGATCTGAATCAAGCCTCAGCCCAGTTCTTCCAGTTTACCTTAGTTAACTCCcatcaagttaaaaaaataaccacCTATAAAAGAGCTTCCTGTTGCCTAGATCCCATCCCTACCTCTCTACTGAAAGCTTGTCTCCCAGACATCTGCCCGTTAATTTTCAACCTCATCAACATCCCTTTCCCTGGGTGTGTTCCCTACTGCCTTAAAGAGGGCATCTATCACTCTTATATTGAAGAAACCTTGCTTGGACTCAGAAGTAATGATGAACTACAGACCAATCTCTAATCTATTgaatgttttagaacatgttgtTGCACATCAGCTACAGGCACATACTATATGCTAGCTAATGACTTGTTCAAGTCATTGGAGTCTGGCTTCTGCTCAAATCATAACACAGACTGCGTTTGTCAGAGTTGTGAACAATTTACTTATTGCCTCTGACTCAGGGGCTATAAGTATCCTTTTGTTGTTTGATCTTAGTGTTGCTTTTGATACAGTAATTCATTTCGTGTTGCTAAATCGCTTGTAAGCTTTCTTGTCTATGAGCGGTACtgacttttttattattgatatGCTCCATAATGGCCAGATTATATGCAAACATGGTCTTCAGTTTCACTGTTCTGCAGCTGATACTCAGAGTTGTGTTAAAACCTCTTCCCCCTCTGGTCTCCCCCCTCCTTCACTTGTCTCTTGTATGCGTGACATCAAACTCTGGTCGACATCAAATTCCCTGAAGCAAAATAGtgacaaaactgaaatgttaCTGGCAGCAAATCTCAGCTGGATAAATTCTCACAGTCATGGCTGATGGCTTCTCCATTCATGTGTCAGCCACAGtcaggaatctggaagtcacaGTTGATCCTCTACTGTCTTTCGAGGCTCTTGTGAAAAACTTGTTCAGgacatctttctttcaccttagaaatatagCCCACATTAGGCAATTTCAATCAGTGTCCGATGCCGAGAGCCTGATCATCAAGGCTTGATTTCTGCAAGTCTTTACTCTACGGGCTCCCAAACCCTCTTCTCAACATCTTGCAACATGTTCAAAACTCTGCAGCTAGACTTCCCAGTCACACCACACCCTGGCAGGATATTTAAAGTCATATATTTATCAAAGATCTTGTTACTGACTTTCAAGACTCTAAACCATCTGGCTCC contains:
- the LOC107075463 gene encoding fish-egg lectin-like, translating into MEVRGCVLCLLVGCLLVSVAGALQCRAVPGSLKQIDAGAGRVCGVDNADNLVIYQGNSWVSLAMKGKHASVGSAGLWSVSVASLVFKWLGGRWIRVQPGSLIQIDAGGDKFVVGVNAANSIFCLNSGPVLQYAGQGNIPWIPVVGSLKYYSCGPFGCWGVNRLDQIFVKLDVSGDSCKGSDRWYPIQGSLSLVEVGSDGSVYGVNRNGVVFKRLGIDACNPFGSRWWALRAAGVARHVSYDRGILWIVCKDGRVQRCQV